In the Streptomyces fradiae ATCC 10745 = DSM 40063 genome, ATCGGGGGCGTGCGGGACGGTGGCCGCCGTGCCCCGCTGCCCGTACAAGTTGGTCCAGACCAATCGCGTTGTCAAGGTCCAGGACCGGCATGGGAGCACCGATCGCCGGTCCGTGGGCGGTGCGCCGGTCAACTCGTGTCCCGTTCGCCCCGATTGGTGACCCACACGCCGCGCATGATCCACCACGAGGAGTCCGAAAGCGGTTCACCAGCCCCGTTCCCGCCGATAAAGTGCGGGTCAGGAGCACACACGGAGCGACAGGTGTCGCAGCCGCCTGCGACGCGCCGGGAACAGCCGGTGGCCGGAGCCGAACGGGGAACGAGCGTGCCGACCGCGATTGCCGTCACCAGCGCCGACCTGGTGCTACCTCCGACCGACCCGCACACCCCCGGCGCCGCCGTGCTCCCGCACCCCGACGACCAGTCACTCGCCGCCGCCCTGGCCGACACCCAGACGCTGGTCGAGCAGTGCGGCCACGTCGTCGCGCTCTACCCGGCGTCCACCCCGCCCGCCCACGTGCGCCGCCTCCACACCGTGCGCGCCCTGCTGGAGAGCGACCGGATAGCCCTGCTGCCGGTCGACCTGCCGCCGCTCGGCGTCGCCGTCCTCGCCCGCCAGCTGCGCCAGCTCTCCGTCTGCGACTTCGGGCCCGGTGTCCTCGCGACCGCCGCCCGGCTCCTCGCCCACTACGTCCACGCCGGAGCCGTACTCAACTCCGTCGCCCGCCTCGACCGCGTCCCCGTCACGCTCAAGGCGCACGCCAAGTCCTGGATGCCGGGGAGCCAGTTCGCCGTCCTGGCCAACCCGCGGCCCCGCCTCGTCCGGCTCGGCTCCCACGGCGGCGACCCGTTCCCCGGCCCCGACTTCGCCACCCGCCTGGCCGTCGCGCGCGGCCAGCTCGCCGGCGACTGGGTGACCGGCACCCTCGCGGCCGCCTGGCGCGTCCAGGGCGTCGACGAGGTGGCGCTCCCCGCGGCCTCCGCCGGGTGGTGGGGGGCGGGCAAGCTGGTCGAGTTCGCCGCGTACCTGCCCGACCTCGCCGTACTGCACCAGCTCGTGTCGTCCGTACGGCGCGAGACCTGCGGCTGGTGCGGCAGCGAACTGCTCGGCGACCGCTGCGGCTTCTGCGCGGCGCCCCTCGCCCCGCCGGACCCCGGCGGCCCCGCCGCCCTCCCGGCGGGCCCGCCGATGCGGCACGCGTCGTGACCCGCCACGCCGCCCCCCGGCCCGCCGTCGCGGCCCTCGACGGGCTCACCGTCGCGGCCCCCGGCAGGCCCGCTCCGCCCGGGTCGGCCCCGGCCGGGTCCGTTCCGGCCGGGTCGGCTCCGCCCGGGTCGGCTCCGCTCGGGGCCGTTCCGGACCGGCCCGCTCCGCCCGGGGCCGCCCCGGCGTCCGGGCACCGCCCACCGCCCACGGGCTCCGCGGCCCACCGCTCACCGCCCCCACGCCCCACGGCTCACCGCCCGCCACCCGCGCGCCCGGCCGCGCGCCGGCCGTCCCCCGCCCGCCACCTCGCGAGGTTCTCCCGCCCATGAACGCACGTCAGCGCCGCGGCGTCATCCTGCTCGTCCTGTCGGTCCTGTGCGCCCTCGGCGCGTTCGCCGGCGTCGTCGCCATCGTCACGGACGTCCAGGCGAAGGTCGGCCCCGAGGTCGCGGCGTACCGCGTCAAGGCGGACGTACCGGCCTACGCGGCCCTGCGGCCCGCCCAGTTCGAGAAGGTCACCATGCCGGAGCGGTGGCTGTCCGCCAACGCCGTACGGGACCTCTCGGCCGTCCAGGGCAAGATCGCCGCGGCCGGCCTCAAGAAGGGCTCCCTGCTCCAGAAGGACATGGTCGCCGACCGCCCGGCCCTCGCCGCCGGCGAACAGGAGATCGCCATCATGATCGACGCCTCCACCGGCGTCGCCGGCAAGATCACCGCGGGGGCGCGGGTCAACATCTTCGCCACCTTCGACGACGAGGGCCGCGGCAAGAACGCCGTCGCCGAGTCCCGGCTCATCGTCGCCGGCGCCCGCGTCCTCGACGTCGGCCGGCTCACCCCCCTCGACCAGCGCCGGGCCGACGGCGGCGGCACGGCGGGCGGCGCCCGCGAGGCCGTGCCGATCACCTTCGCCCTCACCACCGCCGACGCCCAGCGCGTCGCCTACGCCGAGTCGTTCGCCGAGCACGTACGCCTCGCCCTGCTGCCCGAGGACGGCCCCGCCGCCCTGAAGCCCGGCGACTCGAGGTACACCCTCGACGAAGACAAGAACAAGTGAGGGGACGGGCAGCACGATGACCGTTCGCGTCCTCGCGGCCGTCGGCGACCCCGACGCGGCCCGCGCCATCACCACCCTCCTCGACCAGCTCCCCGACGTCGAACAGGCCGCTCCCGCCCCCGCCGGCGACTCCACCACCCTGGTGGACACGCTCGCCCGCGCCGCCGCCGACTCCCTCGACGGGCTGCCCGAGGTCGTCCTCGTCCACGAGCGGATCGGCCCCGTCCCCGCGCTCGACCTGATCCGCGAGACCGCCCTGCGCTTCCCCGCCGTCGGCGTCGTCCTCGTCACCGGCGACACCAGCCCCGGCCTGTACTCGGCCGCCATGGACTCCGGCGCCCGCGGACTCGTCGGCCTGCCCCTGTCGTACGAGGAGCTCGCCCAGCGCGTCCAGTCCGCCGCCGCCTGGGCGTCCGGCGTCCGCCGCCACCTCGGCCAGGGCGGCGACGCCCACACCGGGCCGGGCGGCACCGTCGTCACCGTGAGCGGGGCCAAGGGCGGCGTCGGCACCACGGTCACCGCCGTCCAGCTCGCCCTCGCCGCCCGCGCCTCCGGCCGCACGGTCGCCCTCGCCGACCTCGACCTCCAGTCCGGCGACGTCGCCTCCTACCTGGACGTGCGGTTCCGCCGCTCCGCCGCCGACCTCGCCGCCATCGAGGACATCACCCCCCGCGTCCTCCAGGACGTCCTCTACACCCACCCGACCGGCCTGGCCCTGCTCCTCGCCCCCGCCGACGGGGAGCGCGGCGAGGAGGTCACCGACCGGTCCGCCCGCCAGATCGTCAGCGCCCTGCGCCACCGCTACGAGGTCGTCGTCGTCGACTGCGGCACGCAGATGGACTCCGCGAACGCCGCCGCCGTCGAGATGGCCGACACCGCCCTCCTCGTCGTCACCCCCGACGTCGTCGCCGTCCGCGCCGCCAAGCGCATGGTCCGCCTCTGGGACCGGCTCCAGATCCGCAAGGGCGAGGACACCACCACCGTCGTCAACCGCCACACCCGCAACACCGAGATCCAGCCCGCGCTCGTGGAGCGCATCACCGGCACCCGCGTCGCCCGCACCGCCGTGCCCGCCGCGTTCAAGGAGCTCCAGCCGGCCGTCGACGCGGGCCGCATGCACGACCTGGACGCCAAGTCAGCGGTCAAGCAGGCCCTGTGGGCGCTCGCCGGAGAGCTGGGCCTGGTCAAGGCCCCGGAATCGACGGGCGCCCGGCCGGGCAGGCTGCTGAAGGCACGCAGGAAGTAGCGGGGGAGAGGGGAGGGGCGGCCATGGCACGCGCGCGGACGAAGGCGCCGCACGGCGGACGCCGACGACAGCGGTACGGCGACGAGGGGCACCGGTACGGCGCCCCACGGCTCCCGTACGGCGACGGCGGGCACCGGTACGGCGACCGGGGCCAGGTGGCGGTGGAGTTCACCGGCATGGTCCCGCTCGTGCTCGGCGTCCTGCTCCTGCTCTGGCAGGCGGCCCTGATCGGCTACACGTACTCCCTGGCGGGCAACGCCGCCGACGAGGCCGCCCGCGCGGGAGCCGTCGGCGGCGACTGCGCGGCCGCGGCCGGGTCGAAGCTGTCCGGCGCCTGGTCGGCGAGCACCTCGTGCGGCGGCGCGGGCGACCTGTTCACGGCGGACGTCAGCATCCGCGTCCCCGCCCTGTTCCCCGGCGCGAACCTCCCCTTCACCGTCCGGGCCCACGCGGCGGCGGCCGACGAACGGGACCCCCGGTGACCCCCCGCCCGCACCCGCGCCCCCGCCCCGACCGGGGCCAGGCGGCCATCGAGTTCGTGGGCTGGATCGGCTTCCTGCTGATCGCCGCCCTCGCCGCGATCCAGCTCGGCATCGTCGCCTACGCCGCCCAGCAGGCCGGCACCGCCTCCCGCGCCGCCGCCCGCGTCGCCTCCCAGGGCGGCGACGGCGCGTCCGCCGGGCGCGCCGCCATGAGCGGCTGGCTCGCCGACGGCGCCTCCGTCAGCGCCCCGGCCGGGCCCGAGGACGTCACCGCGACCGTCACCGTCCGCATCCCGACCGTCCTGCCCCTCCTCGGCTTCGACCCGGTCACCCGCACCACCACCATGCCCGTCACGACCAGCGAGGGAGGGACCCCATGAGCCTGCGCGCCCGGATCACCGGCACCGACCCGGCCGGCGGGAAGGACGGCGAGGAGGACCACCTCGTCGGCGTCTACCGCGCCAAACTCCTGGAGGAGATCGACCTCGCGGAGATGTCCGCCCTCCCGGCCGCCGACCGGCGCGTCCGCCTCGAACGGGTCCTCGGCCACATCATCAGCCGCGAGGGCCCCGTCCTCTCCTCCACCGAGCGGTCCCAGCTCATCCGCCGCGTGGTCGACGAGGCGCTCGGCCTCGGCATCCTCGAACCGCTCCTGGAGGACGCCTCCGTCAGCGAGATCATGGTCAACGGCCCCGACCAGGTGTACGTCGAGCGGCACGGCCGCCTCGAACGGCTGCCCATGCGCTTCTCCTCCACCGACCAGCTCATGCAGACCATCGAGCGGATCGTCTCCACCGTCAACCGCCGCGTGGACGAGTCCAACCCCATGGTCGACGCCCGCCTCCCCTCCGGCGAACGCGTCAACGTCATCATCCCGCCGCTCTCCCTCAGCGGCCCCGTCCTCACCATCCGCCGCTTCCCGCGCGCCTTCACGCTCCACGAGATGGTCGCCCTCGGCTCCCTCGACGAGCACATGGTGATGCTGCTCTCCGCCCTGGTCCGCGCCAAGTTCAACGTGATCGTCTCCGGCGCCACCGGCACCGGCAAGACCACCCTCCTCAACGCCCTCTCCGGCCTCGTCCCCGACGGCGAGCGCATCGTCACCATCGAGGACTCCGCCGAACTGCGCCTCCAGCAGTCCCACGTCATCACCCTGGAGGCCCGCCCCGCCAACGTCGAGGGCAAGGGCCGCATCACCATCCGCGACCTCGTCCGCAACTCCCTGCGCATGCGCCCCGACCGCATCATCGTCGGCGAGGTCCGCGGCGGCGAGACCCTCGACATGCTCCAGGCCATGTCCACCGGCCACGACGGCTCCCTCGCCACCGTCCACGCCAACAGCGCCGAGGACGCCCTGACGCGCCTGCAGACCCTCGCCTCCATGTCCGAGGTGGAGGTCCCCTACGCCGCCGTCAAGGA is a window encoding:
- the cpaB gene encoding Flp pilus assembly protein CpaB → MNARQRRGVILLVLSVLCALGAFAGVVAIVTDVQAKVGPEVAAYRVKADVPAYAALRPAQFEKVTMPERWLSANAVRDLSAVQGKIAAAGLKKGSLLQKDMVADRPALAAGEQEIAIMIDASTGVAGKITAGARVNIFATFDDEGRGKNAVAESRLIVAGARVLDVGRLTPLDQRRADGGGTAGGAREAVPITFALTTADAQRVAYAESFAEHVRLALLPEDGPAALKPGDSRYTLDEDKNK
- a CDS encoding TadE/TadG family type IV pilus assembly protein, producing the protein MTPRPHPRPRPDRGQAAIEFVGWIGFLLIAALAAIQLGIVAYAAQQAGTASRAAARVASQGGDGASAGRAAMSGWLADGASVSAPAGPEDVTATVTVRIPTVLPLLGFDPVTRTTTMPVTTSEGGTP
- a CDS encoding AAA family ATPase, coding for MTVRVLAAVGDPDAARAITTLLDQLPDVEQAAPAPAGDSTTLVDTLARAAADSLDGLPEVVLVHERIGPVPALDLIRETALRFPAVGVVLVTGDTSPGLYSAAMDSGARGLVGLPLSYEELAQRVQSAAAWASGVRRHLGQGGDAHTGPGGTVVTVSGAKGGVGTTVTAVQLALAARASGRTVALADLDLQSGDVASYLDVRFRRSAADLAAIEDITPRVLQDVLYTHPTGLALLLAPADGERGEEVTDRSARQIVSALRHRYEVVVVDCGTQMDSANAAAVEMADTALLVVTPDVVAVRAAKRMVRLWDRLQIRKGEDTTTVVNRHTRNTEIQPALVERITGTRVARTAVPAAFKELQPAVDAGRMHDLDAKSAVKQALWALAGELGLVKAPESTGARPGRLLKARRK
- a CDS encoding TadE/TadG family type IV pilus assembly protein, translating into MARARTKAPHGGRRRQRYGDEGHRYGAPRLPYGDGGHRYGDRGQVAVEFTGMVPLVLGVLLLLWQAALIGYTYSLAGNAADEAARAGAVGGDCAAAAGSKLSGAWSASTSCGGAGDLFTADVSIRVPALFPGANLPFTVRAHAAAADERDPR
- a CDS encoding CpaF family protein translates to MSLRARITGTDPAGGKDGEEDHLVGVYRAKLLEEIDLAEMSALPAADRRVRLERVLGHIISREGPVLSSTERSQLIRRVVDEALGLGILEPLLEDASVSEIMVNGPDQVYVERHGRLERLPMRFSSTDQLMQTIERIVSTVNRRVDESNPMVDARLPSGERVNVIIPPLSLSGPVLTIRRFPRAFTLHEMVALGSLDEHMVMLLSALVRAKFNVIVSGATGTGKTTLLNALSGLVPDGERIVTIEDSAELRLQQSHVITLEARPANVEGKGRITIRDLVRNSLRMRPDRIIVGEVRGGETLDMLQAMSTGHDGSLATVHANSAEDALTRLQTLASMSEVEVPYAAVKDQINSAVDVIVQLTRHADGTRRITEIAVLDSHGREEYRIATVCRFEAQPMTPDGRVHGRFTHHPLPRRIAERLRLHNEPTPAAFGVAHSDAQLALRGATAA